Part of the Paracoccus sp. MC1862 genome, GCCCTATCCTATCGTTGCCCTTGTCGGCTACACCAACGCCGGCAAGTCCACGCTGTTCAACCGCCTGACCGGGGCCGAGGTGCTGGCGGAAAACATGCTGTTCGCCACGCTGGACCCGACGATGCGGGCGATCCACCTTCCTGCCGCCGACGGCGAAGCGCGGGGCCGCCGGATCATCCTCTCGGACACCGTGGGCTTCATCTCGGACCTGCCGACGGAACTCGTCGCCGCCTTCCGCGCCACGCTGGAGGAGGTGCTGGAGGCCGACCTGATCCTGCATGTCCGCGACATCAGCCACCCCGAAACCGAGGAGCAGGCGGGAGATGTGGGCGACATCCTCGACAGCCTCGGCGTGGATGAGGACGTGGCGCTAATCGAGGTCTGGAACAAGATCGACGCGCTGTCCGACGAAACCCGCGCCGCCCTGCGCCGCACGGACGCCCGCCGCGCCGATGTGCAGGCGGTCAGCGCGCTCACGGGCGAGGGCCTGCCGGACCTCATCGCCGCCATCGACCAGCGGTTGTCCGAGGTTCTGGACGAACCGCGCGAGCCGGGCGTGGTGACGCTGTCTCACGCCGAGGGCCGCCGCCGCGCCTGGCTGCACGAGGCCGGCGTCGTGGAAAGCGAGGAGCAGACCGAGGAAGGGCCTCGCCTCAATGTCCTCTGGACCCGCCGCCAGCAGACGGCCTTCGACGCCCTGAGTGGCGAGATGGCTCGCACGGAACCAGACGACGATGACGACGATCCGCCCCCACGCATGGGCGGATGGGACCCTCTGGCCAAGGATTGAAGCCGGATCGGGGGCCAGCCCCCGAACCCCCGGGATATTTGCAGCCGAAAGACAAAGCCCGCAAAAGGCTAATGCTGCGTCTTTCGGCCCTAAATATCCCCGCCGGAGGCGTCGGAGCGGGGATGCCGGCACGGTGTCCGAAGGCCTATTTCGCCATCACCTCGTCCTCGACCCGCATCCCGCCCACGACGCCCAGCGACTTGAGCTTGCGGTGCAAGGCCGACCGCTCCATCCCCACGAACTGCGCAGTGCGGCTGATGTTGCCGCCGAAGCGGTTGATCTGCGCAAGCAGGTATTCCCTCTCGAAGAGCTCCCGCGCCTCGCGCAAGGCAAGCGCAGTGATCTGGGGACCCAGCGCCAGCGCCTCGCCGTTGTCGGGGGTCGCACCCTGGGGCTCCAGTTCCGCGGGCTGGATCGGGCCGCTGTCCTCGCCCAGGATCAGCACGCGCTCGATCACGTTGCGCAGCTGGCGGATGTTGCCGGGCCAGCGCATCGCCTGCAGGGCGGCAATGCTGTCATCGGGCAGGGCGCGCAGCGGCAGGGCCTGACTCGCGTGGAACTGCTCGATAAAGTGGCGGGCGAGTTCGGCGATGTCCTCGCGCCGTTCCGCAAGGCCGGGCACCTGCACGGGGACCACGTTCAGGCGGTCGTAAAGCTCCTGCCGGAAGCGGCCGGCGGCGATCTCGCTGCCAAGATCGCGGTTGGTCGAGGAGATCACCCGCAGGTCCACCCGCACCCGGTCGCTGCCGCCCGCGCGGGTGAACTGCTGTTCGGTCAGCACCCGCAGGATCTTGGGCTGGGTGCCCAGCGGCATGTCCGCCACTTCATCAAAATAGATCACGCCGCCATGGGCCTGTTCCAGCAGGCCCGGCTCGATCCCGCGTTCGGGCGTCTCGCGGCCGAACAGCACTTCCTCCATGCGCTCGGGTTCGATGGTGGCACAGGGGACGGCGACGAAAGCGGCCTCGGCGCGGGGCGACTGGGCGTGGATATAGCGGGCGGCCAGTTCCTTGCCGGCGCCCGGCTCGCCCGTCAGCATCACCCGACCGTTCGACTTGGCGACCTTGTCGAGATTGTCGCGCAGCCGCCGGAAGGCGGCGGAATGGCCCAGCATCTCGGTCGCCGCGACCTCGCGCCGGCGCAACTGGCTGTTTTCGCGGCGCAACCGGCTGGTCTCCATCGCCCGGGTGATCACCACCATCAACTGGTCGATATTGAAGGGCTTTTCGATGAAGTCATAGGCCCCCTGCTTGATCGCCGCGACCGCGATCTCGATGTTGCCGTGCCCCGAGATGATGACCACCGGCACCGAGGGATTGTTGCGCTTGACCTGCTTGAGGATGTCGATCCCGTCCATCCGGCTGTCCTTGAGCCAGATGTCCAGGATCATCAGCGCCGGTTCCTCGGCATTGATCGCGGCCAGCGCCTCGTCGGCATTGGCGGCGGTGCGGGTCTTGAAGCCCTCGTCGCCCAGGATGTCGGCGATGAGTTCGCGGATGTCGCGCTCATCGTCCACGATCAGGATGTCGCTCATGTGCCTGTCGCCTCTTCGAGTTTATGTTTGCGCGGATGGGCCAGCCGCACGGGCTGGCGTTCGCGGGGCAGTCTGACTTCGGCCATCGCACCGCGATGGCCGGTGGCGTCGGGGGGCGCATCGGTCAGCACAAGGCTGCCGCCATGCTCCTCGACGATCTTCTTGACGATGGGCAGTCCCAGCCCGGTGCCGCCCTGCTTCAGCGTCACGTAAGGCTCGAACAGCCGGGCGCGGTCCTCGGGCAGACCCACGCCGTTGTCGCAGATGCGGATCGTCACCGCGTCGGGACGGGCATCCAGCACGACCTCGACGCGGGGGGTCCAGTCGCCCGCCGGGCGGTCGCGCACCGCCTCGCCCGCGTTCTTCAGCAGGTTGGTGAAGACCTGCCCCATCATGCCCGGGTCGCAGTCCACGATCACCGGACCCGCGGAAATCTCGGTCGAGATGTCGCCCTCAACCGCGTCCTTCTGCAGCACCACCGCCTCGCGCAGCAGCGCGGCGATGTCCGTTTCGCTGCGGTCGGGATCGGGCATCCGGGCGAAGCGGCTGAACTCGTCCACGATCCGGCGCAGGTCGTTGGTCTGGCGGATGATGACATCGGTATATTGGGCCAGCGCCTCGCGGTCCTCGTCCGAACTCGCCAGCTTGCCGAACTTGCGCCGGATGCGTTCCGCCGAAAGCTGGATGGGCGTCAGGGGGTTCTTGATCTCATGCGCGACGCGCCGGGCCACGTCGCCCCAGGCGGCCATGCGTTGGGCCGTCACCAGTTCCGTCACGTCGTCGAAGGCGATCACATAGCCCGCGACGGACCCGTCCTCGGCCTGCCGCGCGGCCATGCGCACCAGCAGGCTTTCGATGCGGCCGTCGCGGTGCAGCCGCACCTCGTCCTGCACGCTGTCGGCGACCGATCCCTGCAGCCGCGCGAACAGGGGGCCGAACTCGGGCACCACGTCCAGCAGCGGCTGGTCCTCGGCGGAAGGATCAAGTCCCAGCAGCCGCAGCGCCGAGCGGTTGACGAAGTCGATCCGCTGATCGTCCCCCAGCCCGATCACCCCCGCCGTGACCGAGGTCAGCAC contains:
- a CDS encoding sigma-54 dependent transcriptional regulator, with translation MSDILIVDDERDIRELIADILGDEGFKTRTAANADEALAAINAEEPALMILDIWLKDSRMDGIDILKQVKRNNPSVPVVIISGHGNIEIAVAAIKQGAYDFIEKPFNIDQLMVVITRAMETSRLRRENSQLRRREVAATEMLGHSAAFRRLRDNLDKVAKSNGRVMLTGEPGAGKELAARYIHAQSPRAEAAFVAVPCATIEPERMEEVLFGRETPERGIEPGLLEQAHGGVIYFDEVADMPLGTQPKILRVLTEQQFTRAGGSDRVRVDLRVISSTNRDLGSEIAAGRFRQELYDRLNVVPVQVPGLAERREDIAELARHFIEQFHASQALPLRALPDDSIAALQAMRWPGNIRQLRNVIERVLILGEDSGPIQPAELEPQGATPDNGEALALGPQITALALREARELFEREYLLAQINRFGGNISRTAQFVGMERSALHRKLKSLGVVGGMRVEDEVMAK
- the hflX gene encoding GTPase HflX, whose product is MAEPQATETRPTPAFVIHPDLGSRRDQRRTPELALEEAVALARALPAIEVVGSGVTKLRNPSPGMLFSSGKLEELGEAIHAAETELVLIDGPVTPVQQRNLEKHWDVKILDRTGLILEIFADRARTREGVLQVELAALSYQRTRLVRAWTHLERQRGGFGFVGGPGETQLEADRRAIDDQMVRLRRQLERVTRTRSLHRAARAKVPYPIVALVGYTNAGKSTLFNRLTGAEVLAENMLFATLDPTMRAIHLPAADGEARGRRIILSDTVGFISDLPTELVAAFRATLEEVLEADLILHVRDISHPETEEQAGDVGDILDSLGVDEDVALIEVWNKIDALSDETRAALRRTDARRADVQAVSALTGEGLPDLIAAIDQRLSEVLDEPREPGVVTLSHAEGRRRAWLHEAGVVESEEQTEEGPRLNVLWTRRQQTAFDALSGEMARTEPDDDDDDPPPRMGGWDPLAKD